The Episyrphus balteatus chromosome 3, idEpiBalt1.1, whole genome shotgun sequence genome segment aataaaaaaaaaacggttctattttattatttaatatattttactaTTATTAAAGCTGTTTAAATccttttgtgtaaaaaattcccATTTACTGCAACTTTACTTCCTGATATGGTTGTAGTGCATAGATACATCACCTCATTGACTTCAAAATGTCTTTATTGCTATTTGCtatgaataataaatttttttaaccttaCCATCTCAATGATTGACAAGTATCTGACTCCGGCGTAAACCCAACTGattcaaacaaaacattaaGATGAATCACAGTTAATACCCAGTTGATAATaaagtcaacaaaattaaatatttacgtTAAACCAAAAAAGTTGTCGTAGTTTCTGTCTGCCCGTTGCTAAATGAATGGCCTtcctcaaaaaaattaaaaaaaaaaataagtcaaaaatAGTGAGTCTTTGTGGTAGACATCACACATAACACCTCGAGGTCATTACTCTTGTAACCAATCAATTTGTATTTATCCCACATACCTACTCACCAAGATTTTGGTTTAAAGAccagtgaaacaaaaaaaaaaaaataaataacaaaacaactaGGGCTATAGTCTGGGAGGTAGCGTTCCGCTCTGTGTACATagtgaattattattatttgtcgATTTTTGCTTTACTTAAATTTTGAgacccctttgatatttggggccTCTTTGATATAGAAAgtaagacaaaataaaaattattacgtACACGCCATACGCCTATTTTTTTTAGCCCAGATGTATCTACCAACAAAATTCGCAAAGATTATACAAGTATAATACTTTTTAGGGTCCTAAGATAATAATACATGTACATATAATTAATAATACATGTACATTTGtacatataatttttctttcaaaaaagttatttattttttgaggcCACTGCGGTAATACCtatctagttttttttatctttttgcttcgttacATTTTCTATAATAAGTTTCCTTCCCCAGCCGGGGCCCAGGCTGGGGAAGGCCCCGGGCACCCACCGGGGCAACCCTCTGCTTGCCCAATGATGTATCGCCCGTGGTGggatacaaaatacatacaaaaaacagTAAACTTGTCTCCCCCCGTTTAAGACTGTAAATGATAACACATCTTCTCAGACTATAAGTATCATTGAAAGAAGGGAAATTCCAAAAagaaattcgtaaaaaaaagaagacaaaattaAAGACCACTCATGGACCAGGTCAACCAATGTTTGTTATATAATAACTATATAACCCTCACATCTCTCAGATACACCAATTGCAAAACATCAAcatataagccaaatttggacTTTTGTATCCAGTAAAGTAATTTACGTGAATCTATCGAGTCGcagattgattttatttatcgATTATGAATTTTATCGTGAGTTTGCCAACACTTTAAACTTGAAATGTGATActtaatttagtttttgttttaacgtTCTTATAGAAATATACCATTGTTATCCTGATGTTGGTGAGCTATGTTTTAGCTGGAAAGATCTTACATCGACGGGCAAGAggacttttgttcaaaaaaggaaaattagGAGGCTTCGGTGGCGGTGTTAAAGGTTTTGGTGGAAAATTTGGACACCATCATGAGGAACATCATAGTTACAGTAGTTATGGTGGAGGTGGTTTTGGAGGAGGTGGATTTGGTGGAATCGGTGGAATTGGTGGAATCGGAGGATTccttggaaaataattttttttttaatataaagttAAGTTAAGTGaagatacaaaatttgtatgcgatttgtgATAGTGCgcattttttgaagttcaaattgTAGTCATTAATATACGAAATACCtgagttacatttttttcattttcattataaTCAACTCAGTGCAGTGtgaattgaaaatgttttacattaatgttaaataaaataaaaatattataatacatATTGTGTTTGTTTCATATTAATGctcataattttaataatttaatttataatttattgcttttttttataatcaagaAGTTAGTTTGGGAAATACACACCTATTTTGTCATGTctaaatagaaataattttctttgaagTAGGTACATAAAGAGGATCggttttaaataaactttatttgCGGCTTCTTAATTATGATAGATTAAAATACGACAAAAAATGTGTGAGTTAATTTATGCTCAgatgttcttttttattttgttcactatggcgtatgagtgtttttaatgtgttttttcactaatgttttttttgtgagtttatttactcttacatattttttttattccgttcactatggcgtatgggTGTTCTTTAAGGCTTTGGCTGCCATGTCGTACATTTTCGTGCTACAATCAACATAAAATATCATGGCACTTAAAAGCTTGGCAGTCAAAGGGTTaatgtgctttttttttaaacatttaacgatttttttatgattcgatggtttttctaattctgttcctaaaaataaacagtttttaaaGCGCCTCTAGTTAATACATTTGTTGTACAATCTTGAGTAAGGCAAATACTGGCCTGACACTAGCAATTCCTTACAACTTGGTACcgatgaaatttgaaaatatttttgttcatatcgAAATCAAGccaaaattaattgttttgttttttaagttatttcaaTTTAAGTATTTTAACATTTACCTCAGCAAGTTCAGGTtttcttaaagtaaaaaaaaaatcatgtgtgcaattcacaagtggttgaagtgaaaccttaaaaatcatttaaaaaaaatcgaaaaaatataacttttttttattccatcactttttttatatgacaacctacaataaattttatatcatctgaaagcttattggtttcagctcaaaatatttatatcgaccatgtctatacaacatctacaaaaagagctagaatttttttaacccaattagttttcataaaaaaagcaaaacaatcaatctcttttctcttctaatgccattaaatccattttttaaaagacaacctataatacattttatatcattattatttctaaTCATatgcctataaaaaaaataagaattttttaaagccaaccatgtcgaaatttcaaactgagctTACggtactgctggctggtcatcggcaacaaatcttcacaggttttttgaggtatttttcaagtttttcaattaaagattatataacttgtagagcacgtaccgttatgtgtgatatattaaatgaaaggtaatataatcagcatgcgtattaaagttaaataaatttgttatatgctctagatcaaaagatataacgtgtttagaaaaagaatatcttttcaccgttatatcagaattttgaatatgaaattaattgaaattttgcgcaatcataatttatttaattacttatcTACAGTATACATTTCATTTATCTAggtatctattaaaacaaaaaagttatgatcaattgatttttcgtgtcgctttttcgtgtcatcttgtttcaaatcactacgatactaaggaagttttcacttaaaaaaaaaagaataaataaaacttgTCTTAACAACGTCATCCCCATGAAGTGTAACTTTTGAAataccttcaaaaaaaaaaaaaaaagatttcgattttttagacgATTTTTTGGAGGCTGTATATTAAAGCAGTTCATCATttccaaacgaaaaaaaaaaatgcttctagccataaacacttggtggtagcacgagcaccttcaagatgttgttgttgttcaaagattattaTAGCTTAAAATCAAATTTGCACCACCTGACCATCCTTTTTAATGGAGTAATGAACAAGAACGCAATTTTTGGGTATTAGTGAGTATTAAGGCTTCAATGTGTTCCCGGAATATTTAATAAacggatataaacaaaaaaatttagcacGAAATTCCATACATACATGAAAGGACAAGGCCTAATGACTTACAACACTAAACCATTCTTGCGTGCGTGTAATTATTTTGCAAGAATGAAAGGGACCTATAATTTACCACCGAACGGCACAGAACAAAGATGAACATTTTCATGACAATTATATTGGGCTTTTTCAATTCCTCATAAGAGGCAGTAAacttgaaaaatgtatttttatttcagaTGGTGGAACTTGGAAATCGAAACCAGACCTCTTGCTTCATAGTTCAACGCACTAACCATTGCATAACGGAGTACTACAATTAAAGGATAAATGTATGTAAACTAAAACGAAATTCAGGTTGACGAttgagattgaaaaaaaaaattaaggcatTACGAAGGCTATATGAacttggcacccccaaatgctaatttttttttttcaaatatgccTGGTTCGATTGTttaaggttagcccaggatagcccaagattttttttcgcttttttttaacagaattattttttttttcacctcaaaattcataaaaaaacgtagtcccaggatagcccaactttttttttctgtatatcaccattttttcaaaagatacaataaaaaactttttttcgtgtcagaaaccgaaaaaattatgattttttcctttgaaaaaaatcgttaatttaaaccgtggtttgtttgcccaagatTAAAACTACCATTTATTTTCGTTATCTCAACTATGATTGGTTACAAGCAAACCAACtagtttcattaattttttatagaaaaaaaaaataataataatagtacgtatacaccaccagtgacctttttttaatttataacttgaaaaaaGTAAACCCACTGGTGTGTGGTGTGGGAACTGCGTCTCaagtgttatttatttgacttagaattcttaCTTGGTTGAATGCAATTCATATAACATTTCTATTAAGTAGCTTAAAATGATTTCTTTGATTTCACCTTAAAagccacaaaatacaaatattttttcaagtgtaaaaatcaagtttaaaaatttaatttaattaagatCTTGTTCCGAACCAAACCTCTCCTCTAACCAAATTATAGAATCAGGCCTgtagaaataaaaatgtaaaaatataaaaatttcccAACCAACCTTGAAgattatatgtacatatataggcCTGAGTTTATACATCCCTaataaaaaaatggttcaaTATAATATCTCTTCTGACATATAAATGAACGTAATTGGTTGGATAAACATTGAACACCATCAAaatattgttctttttcttaaatttattttataatatcacAACTGCAATTTGTAACAatattcacaataaaaaaaatcttaggaaCCTAAGCTGCTTATTGAATTTATcattagaagaaaaaatgaaatattttaaaaaactaacaaaccACTTAtctaaaatgtgaaaaatgactTCCATGATGATGACCATCGAACCCATGAACTTCTCCATAATCATCATCATGAACTCCTTCATCATGGCCAAGGAAATTATTCTCAAGTCCTTCATCGAAAAGTCCACTGTCGAAATGATTTTCACCAAAGTATCCTCTACTGACTCCATGgaaattatttgaatgaaacttCGATGTTGGTATTATTCCTCCATGAAATCTTGATTCACCAATACCATATCCGTGAACACCAGGTACATGGATGTGGATACTAGGACTATGATAATGACCTCCATGATGTAATTTCGAATGATGATGATAGTCATCAAAGTCGTTATCATCTAAATACTGATCATGATGATCCTCTTTTCGATGTTTGTGAtgatgttttttgaaaaaatcaaaagtacgtCGCTCAGCTTCAACTCCCATTTCGGCCAGAATCCATGCTGTTGCAATTAGAAGGACTATGAATATTATCTAggaatataaaaatgtattaaggCAGgacatttctatatttttttgtaatataccAAAAACTGCATATCGAATTATTTGGTATGAACTGTTTGGATAAACTAACTTAATCGACTCAACTGAATCGATACttatgataattttaaaaatgactctttttatctatttatatcgaataacaaataatatgttcattacaaaaatagtatttgtaACAATTTATTCATCCATTTAATTGTCATTTCTTACAATAACTCTAGAAACATTGAACTTAAATGTGTtgaactgacaaaaaaaaaaaacatgtcaaaaGAGTTCAACAACATTTTGAAGACCATTATGCTTGGCTGCATCTTAACAAAAGATGGGAAGTcatttaacttttgttttttagatttcCCAAAATATCTGAAATGCCGACTTAATTATAATGACCTGACATATAATAGAGGAAAAGACTTTCGATGTCTAGATCAATTTTTGGTGggtttgtctaaaaaaaatgtttttgttttattatttctttaaatgACCAACCTTGAGGTTGGTTAGTAacattaacaaacaaaaaataatcacgATATAGTTGGGAGTAAAGTTGCATTATAACAACTTTGTGGTCTAATTAAtgttatgtacatacatatgaatacaaaatttaattatttcatgCGATAAGACAAGGGGACTCAAATTAGCAGATTTATTACaaattctctctttttttttttaaaattcagttaAGTTTCTTGACGTTTAGTTACGATTTTCTGATGGCAATTCCTTTTACTTTACAGGGTGATTCAGATGCAatgtaccaaaaagctagagcgtgtaggttgggtcgagacaagaaaaaaatcgtatgggagggggggtctattccccttcgtttagcggggaggggcaatttaaaaaaaattgacttaatttggataaaaaaaattattaaaaatctgaggttacacctacaataacgtgctatacttttttgaaaagccaaaaccctagtcttttacaaaaatttcaaacttatctgagaatttttcttcctATGCCTGGGGTGCTCACCGCCCATGGATTCTACCTTCATACGGCCTTACGGCCataaaatcgcaattttttaatgaaaattaaataacaaatacTAATAAACAACCAAAGATAAATCGATGACAAGAAAAGGCAAATAAGAAggaaaagaattcaaatgttatctataggaaaaaaaaaaatgattctcttgaaacctttaaaaataaaagaatatgatttaaaaagtcctAAGTACTATAGGTCAAGTTAAGGAACGGAATTCATAATTGTCATTTAAGTCAAGAAATTTAATATATTAAGcattccctcaaaaaaaaaaaaattgtaaaaaaatcgaagcGAAGCCAGAAAACTTaaagacatgacattacgattataaaaaatgcgaaaaaattgGGTCTCGCAATTGTGTCAGTCCGTCTCTATCTCAAGCACCAGCTTAAACCATACTGTTGATAACTTTTAATTTCGTATTTACGAGTTTTttgtgattccctagaggggtcGCACTGGGTCGCACATATttgctcttatgttaaaagATGCTTAGAGtaataaagctttttaaaaattcataacaagaatttttataagaaaaacacaaattaaaattaatt includes the following:
- the LOC129915135 gene encoding histidine-rich glycoprotein-like; this translates as MGVEAERRTFDFFKKHHHKHRKEDHHDQYLDDNDFDDYHHHSKLHHGGHYHSPSIHIHVPGVHGYGIGESRFHGGIIPTSKFHSNNFHGVSRGYFGENHFDSGLFDEGLENNFLGHDEGVHDDDYGEVHGFDGHHHGSHFSHFR